GACGGACTGACAGTCGACGCCGACCTCGCTTGGGATCTGCTGATCTCCCTGGTCGCTGGCAACCGCGCGGGAGAGGTCGCGATCGAGTTGCAACTCACCAAGGATGCGACTGCCTCGGGTGCTCGCCGTGCCGCTCACGCACGAGCGGCGCTTCCTGGTGCCGAATTCAAGCGTGCGGCGTGGGACGCGCTCATCAACGCGCCCGCTGGCAAGGACCTGCCCAACGCGATCCAGTCAGAAACCACCGCAGGCTTCAACCACGTGCACGACGTCTCCATCCTGGAGCCCTACGTGGACGAGTACTTCGCCATGCTGCGCCGCATCTACAAAGAGAAGACCAACGAGATGGCGGCCAACCTGATCGAGGGCCTCTACCCCGTGCAGCAGGCTGGTCGCGTGCCCGACCTCCAAGACAAGGCCGACGCCTGGCTCGCCGACAACGCCGACGCTCACGACGCCCTCAAGCGACTCGTGATCGAGGGCAGGGACAGTGTGCGCAGGGCTCTCGAAGCGCAGGCGGCCGACGCAGGCGCAGCCTGGGAGGACGTCGTCGAGTAGGCGACTGGCTCGGGGTAAACGCGGGCGCACTTGCAACTGCACGTGCGCTCGCCGCACCCCCACCCCCACCCCCCCTCGGGAAATGGCTTGATTCGTACCGGATTCGGGGGCACTAGTGCCGAATGTGGCTTGATTCGTACCGGGCCCGGTACGAATCAAGCCACCACGGGCGAAATCCGGCCGCGAAGCGGTACGGATTGAGCCACGTGGCGTCGCGCACCGCGTTGCACACCGCGCATGGCGTCGTGCACGGCGTCGCGCCCCACCACCGGACCGTGGTCTCACGGTCGCGCGCCGTGAAGGTGGCAGACTCTGAACCATGCCAGGTACCAACCTCACCAAGAGCGAAGCCACCGACCGCGCCGCGCTGATCCCATCCGCCGCCTACGACATCACGTGGGACTTCACCGGACCGGGCGACACCTTCCGCACCGCCACCACCATCGCGTTCGAGGCACCCGCTGGCGCGAGCACCTTCCTCGATTGCATGGGTGCGACAGTCGGGAGCATCAGCCTCAACGGCACTGTGCTCGACCCGGCGACGGCCGTCAACGACGGCCGAGTCGAGTTGACCCATCTGGCCGAGCACAACTCAGTCACCATCGAGGCCGACTTCGCGTACCGCACGGATGGCCAGGGCATCCACCGCTTCGTGGACCCAGAGGACGGCGAGGTCTACCTCTACAGCCAGTTCGCGGCGGCCGACGCCCGCGCCGCCTTCCCGTGCTTCGACCAGCCCGACGTCAAGGGCACCTTCGCGATCGAGGTGTTCGCGCCGGCGCATTGGGTGGTCGTCTCGAACTCCCCCACACCCGAACCCGCTCTGGCGGAAGGCGCCACCACGAGCATCGGCGAAGGCGCTGTGAATCGCTGGTCCTTTGCGCCCACCGTTGCCCTTCCCACCTACGTGGCCGCCGTCGTCGCTGGACCCTATGCGTGGGCCGAGGGCGAACTTCGCAGCAGGAAGGGAACGCTCAAGGCACGGGTGTACGGGCGCAAGAACCTCGCGGCACACCTCGACGCCGAGGAGATGATCGGCACGGTCCAGGCCGGCATGACGCTGTACGAGCGCGTCTTCGACACCGAGTACCCGTACGACAAGTACGACCAGGTGTTTGTGCCCGAATACAACCTGGGCGCCATGGAGAACGTCGGCTGCGTGACCTTCTCCGAGGACAGTCTGTTGTTCCGCTCGCGGGCCTCCGACGCCGAGCGCGAGCGACGCCTCAACATCGTGCTGCACGAACTCAGCCACATGTGGTTCGGAAACCTCGTGACGATGAGGTGGTGGGACGATCTGTGGCTCAACGAGTCCTTCGCTGAGTTTGTGGGCACGTGGGCGACGGAGCAGGTCACGCCGTGGAAGGACGCCTGGGTCACGTTCGGCGCGAGCCGCAAGTCCATCGCCTACGTGCAGGACCAATTGCCGACAACTCACGCGATCGTCACCGAGGTCCCCGATATCGAGGCGACCGTCAGCGCCTTCGACATGATCACGTACGCCAAGGGTGCCTCGGCGCTCAAGCAACTCGCCGCACACGTGGGCGAGGACGCCTTCTTCGCCGGAGTGGCGGCCTACTTGAAGCGCTACGCATTCGGCAACGCGACCCTCGCCGAGTTCTTGGCCGAAGTCGAGGCCGCCGCCGGCCGTCCGCTCGACGCCTGGGCCGAGGTGTGGCTCAAGACGCCAGGCGTCACCACATTGCGCCCCGTCGTAGACACAGACGACGCCGGGGTCATCACGTCTCTTCGCGTCGCCGAGGATGTTCCTGCGGCGCATCCCGTTCAGCGTCCTCACCGAGTCACGATCGCCGGCTACCAACACGAGGACGGGCACTTCGAGCGCACCTGGAGCCTCGTGGCGACTCTCGACGGGCCGCTCTCTGACGTGACCGAGGCGGTCGGCAAGCCTCGCCCCGACCTGCTGCTGGTCAACGACGCCGACCGCACCTACGCGAAGGCGCAATTGGATGACGCATCGTTGGCCACGATCGCGGCGCACGTTGGCGATCTGACTCACCCCATGGCTCAAGCCTCCGTTCTCGACGCGTTGTGGCACATGTGCCGCGACGCCGTACTGCCCGCCCAGCACTACATCGATGCCGTGCTCACGGTGCTGCCGGCGATGGCCAACTCCGAAGCCGCGGAGGCTCACGCTCGCACCATGGTCGTCGCCCTGACGCGCTACGTGCCGCCAGCACAGGTACCAGCCGTGGCCGCAGCGTCGGCAGAGAGCCTGTGGACGACGGTGACCGGCGCCGCACCGGGAAGCGACCTTCAACTTCAAGCCCTGAAGGCCTACGCGAGGGTTGCCTCAACCCCTGCGCAGGCCGCACGCCTTGGCGCGCTCCTCGACGGCTCCGACGCCCTCCAAGGCTTGGAGATCGACACGGATCTCTCTTGGGACCTGCTCGCGGGGATGGCCGCCTGCGGCATGGCTGGCGAGCGTGAGATAGCGGCGCGACTCGAAAGCGACCCAGGGGCGATTGGGCGCCGGAGAGCCGCAGGAACCATGGCGGTGATCGCGACGTCTGAGGCGAAGCGTGCCGCATGGGACGCCCTCGCCCACCCGGCTGACGGGCCCGCTCCCAACGCCGTGCAGTACGAGATTGCGTTGGGACTCGTGCGCGCCACCGACCCAGTTCAGTTGACCTTCCTGGTGCCGACGCTTCTGGAGGAACTGCGCGAGTACTACGACGCGAATGAGGGCTGGGTGGGGGCCAGAGTGGCACGCTACGTGTTCCCCACCTGGGCTGCTGGCCGGGTAGACGGGCTGGAGAGCCTCATCGAGGACTGGCTGGCAACCAACGCCGACGCTCCATCCGTGCTGCGCAAGATCGTCACCGAGGGACTCGACGAAGTGCGACGCTCCACCAAGGCGCAAGAGGCTAGCGCGGCACAAGCAGGGTTGTGACCCTTCGCGAGACCTCGGTTGCCTGGGCTCCAGCCGCCGTCTGTGGATAACTCACGCGGCTGCATGCGCTGGTGTTACGTTCGACCTGCATCGCAACGCCAATGAGGGGGGAACCCATGTCCGACCACCACGAGACGCCCACACAGTCCACTGCCGGACCACAAAGTGAGCCCTTGGCCCACCCTGTCCAGTTCACGCGCGGCATGCTCGGCAAGGCAGCACAAGGCACGCTGGCTTTCGACGGCAAGGATCGAGTGACGCTCACAGACGCCGACGGCGTGGTGGTCATGGATAGGAGCCTCGCGGCGCTCGGGAAGGTCAAGCGGGCGGAGTACGGCCTGTACTTCTATCCCGATGGCAAGCTCGTGTTCGTCGCCTTCGGGAACGCCAAGGCCTATGGTGCGGCCTCGCTCGCGAGCAACATCTCCGCGCCGGCGCTCGCGGCGGGCAGCGTCGTCCAACACGCGCAGAACAAGGAGTCAGGGCTTGAGGCCTGGGTCACGATGCTGAAGGAGCGCGAGGTCCTGACCACGAACGTGGGGCCAGCGTCTCGCCAGACCTACGTCATCGCCGGTGCGGTCGCGGCCGTGCTGATCATCGGCGCCGCGGCTGTCGCGTTGCTCGCCGGCTGACCCTCCCGGCCGTCGTTCACGTGGCGGCCCCTCCAAGGGTCGTCCTCAGACGGCGAGCCGCGACGCCAGGCGGATCAACTCGGCCAACGGTGCGGCAGAAGTGCGATGGCCGTCCTCGATGACCGTCACTTCACCAGCCGTCCAGACGGCGCCAGACACGGAGGCGTACGAGGCCGCGAGCGCCTCGATCCTCTGAGAAGTCACGATGGCTTCGGCGGTGGCCGCATCGGTCGCCGCGACGCGCCATGCCGCGCCTAGCCCGGCGGGAGTTGCCGCGCCGTCGACCACCCCCTCCGCGAGGCGCTGCCACGGCCTGCTTGGCTGTCGCATCATCACCACGGTGCCCTCGTTGACCACAGCAACGCGAGAAGCCACGGACGCGAGCGTCGCGAGATGGGTGCTTCCGCTGTCGTCCACCAGCCTCTCGTACGAAACGTGGGCGGGCCTCCCGTCACTGGAGCCTACGAGCGGTGGGTCCGCAGCGAGCCTGCCGCAAGCGAACGCCGAGAGTGCCGCCGGGGGGCCACTCTCCTCACCCCTGCGCCAGTCGCTACCGAGTTCCGGGTGGGCCCTGCCTGACAGGGCAGCAGCGATACGCTCCAGCGCCGGCTTCGCCTGCATGGCGCCCAAGGCAAACCGAGCGATCATCGACACCGTGAGGAGGCCGAAGAGCAGCGGAAAGAGCACGCTCAGACTCGCGACGTCAAGGAAGACGGCAAGGAACCCGGCACCGAACAACAGCAGCGTTGCGAGCCCTAAGAGCTTGGACAATCGCTGCGTCGTCACGGCTACCTAGGAGCGGGCCGCGCGAATGGCGGCGATCAGGCGCCGCATGCGGGGGTGGTCGAAGAGATCGTCAAGCAGCACCGGCACGCCGTTACGATCGGTGAGCGGCAAACTCCAGTTGGGGTACTCCTCGAACGTGCCTGGCACGTTCTGGGCCCTCATGTCGCCGACGGCGTCCGTGATGGCAACGCCGGTGAGCACGGCGGGAGACGCCATGACCATGCGGTGCACACCGGCTATGAGGTCCTCTTCTTCGTAGTCCTCGATCACCCAGTCACGTTCGCGCAGCAGCGCGACGAGCCGCCGGAGCTCGTCGGCGGCCTGCTCGACAGCCGCGGTCGGGTCGGACACCAGTCCGAGTTCTGTGCGCAAGTCGACGTGTGCCCCCGCAACCATCATCGCGGTGGTGGGTAGGTCGTGGGTGGTGACGGTGGCGAGCGCGTCCGCCCGATAGTCCTCGGGCGGAGTGAAGCCGCCGTCATGCGTGCGCTCGAACCACAGCACCGACGTGCCCAGCACTCCCCGAGAGCTCAAGTAGTCGCGCACCCATGGTTCGACAGTGCCCAAGTCTTCGCCAATCACGATGGCCCCTGCACGGTGCGCTTCAAGAATCAGGATGCCCACCAGAGCCTCGTGATCAAACTGGACATACGAGCCGTCGTTTGAACCATGGCCCACAGGAATCCACCACTGCCTGAAGAGCCCAAGAATGTGATCGACCCTCACGGCGCCGGAGTGCCTCACGGCGGCTCGCACGACGTCCCTAAACGGCACGTACGCCGCGGCTTCGAGCGCACGCGGTTGCCATGGCGGTTGCGACCAGTCCTGTCCTTGAGGATTGAAGCCGTCCGGCGGGGCGCCCACGCTGATTCCGCTGGCCAGCACCTTGTGAAGGCTCCATGCATCGGCACCGGATGGGTGGACGCCAACGGCCAAATCCGTGACAACGCCGATGCTCATACCGGCCCCGCGCGCGGTCGACTGGGAGTGACGGGCCTGTTCGTCGGCGATCCACTGCAGCCACGCGTGGAACAGCACCCGCTCAGGATGCTCATCTCGCCAGGCGGAGACAGCCGCGGCCGACGCGGTGGCCAGCTCGTCTGGCCACGACGTCACGCCGTTGTACTCCTCCGACAGGGCGGCCCACGTAGCGAAGTCCTCGAGCGCCTTGCCTTCGCGCATGCAAAACGCCTCGAACTGCGCCTCGCGCCCGGGAGACCGCGGAGCCGCGAAGACCTGTTCGAGCGCTGCACGCTTGGCGCGCCACACCTCGTCCCGATCCAGCAATTCGTCGGTGTTGTTGTTGCGACTCGGGCGTTCCGACTCCCACTCGATCACTGCCCGCTGTTGGGACGGCACGTACGCGACTTCTGGGATGTCTTCGACCCGGATGTACATCGGCGCGAGAAAGCGCCGCGACGACGGCAGGTAAGGCGAAGGGCTCAGCGGAGGCACAGCCTCGTTGGCGTGCAGAGGATTAATGAGGACGAAGTCAGCGCCGGCCCTGATCTTGGCGAGCGAGCACAGGTCCGCCAGGTCTCCGAGGTCGCCGATCCCCCACGATCGGCTGGAGCGCAGCGAGTACAACTGAGTCATGAAGCCCCAGGGTCGCCGCGCCGTGATTGCCTCTGGCACCTCCAGACGCTCGGGGGTCACCACGACGTAGCCGCGACCGCGCCTGCCAGGGAAGGTCGCCTCCACGATGTGCCAGCCGAGCGGCAGGTCCCCAGGAATCCTGAACGTCGCCCTGCCCACGGCAATCGAGCCGACACCGTGCGGCTCGACCACCCTGTCGACTTGTTCGAGCGGGTGCTCAACGCCTGCCTCCGTCCGGAGCGTCACGCTCACGGACGATCCGTGCGGCAAGTGCACGGGAATCTCGCGCGACTGGCCCTCACGCAACACGGTCACTGGCGGCACGATCCGGGTCCAGATGTAGTCCTTGAGCGCTTCGAACGATGCGCGACATGCGTCATCGTCGTGGGCGTCGATGCCCATAGCGCCCAAGATGGCCACGAGCGCACCGCGCGAACACCGCTTGTGGGTGCCGTCGATCAGGTGGACGTCGGTCGCCACTCCGCAGGCGCGCGCAAGCGTCGCCAGTGCTTCTGACGGCTGTTGCTCGTGCCCCTCATCGCTCACGGTCTTCATCCTGCCAGGTTTGGTGCCCATTGCGGGAGGCCTCGCCGCGGCCATTACTCTGGAAAGATGCATGCCTCCTTCCACACCCTCGTTCTGACCGCCGCCGACGCTGCCGCCGATACCGACGAAGCTTCCGTCGGTTGGCTCAGCGATTTCGGCGGAAAGGCGCTCGGCATCGGCATCCTCATCGTCGGCGCGCTGCTCGTATGGGTCATCGGTCGCATCGCCATTCGCGCGGTGACGCGCAGCATCGAGACAGGGCTTCCGTTTAGGCGAAAGGCGCGCCAGGCTCTCGAGCGAGCCAAGCTGAACCTTCCCCCGGTCGACCCTCAAGAGGTCAGGCTCGAAGCGGAACGGCGCCGTCAGCGCGCGGGAACGATTCGCGCCGTCCTGAACTCGGGCCTCATCGTGGTCATCATCGCGGTCGTGGCCGTCATGCTCCTCGACCTCGTCGGGCTTCCCGTGGGGCCCCTCATTGCCTCGGCGGGAATCGTGGGCGTCGCGCTGGGCTTTGGCGCCCAGTCACTCGTGAAGGACTTGCTTTCCGGGCTGTTCATGTTGATCGAAGACCAGTACGGCGTCGGCGACGTTGTCGACCTTGGCGAGGCTTCCGGACTGGTGGAAGAGGTCGGCCTGCGTTCCACCCGGTTGCGTTCGCTGGACGGCACCGTCTGGTACGTCCCGAACGGCGAAATCCACCGCGTGGGGAACATGACTCGCCTGTGGTCGAGGGTGTTCATCGAGGTGCGACTCAGCTATGACACCGATCTGGATGTGGCGCGTCAGGCTTTGCTGGACGCAGTGACCGCCGCCCGCGAGGCGGATGAAGACGTCGACAAGGCCATCTTGTCGGAGCCAGAGGTCCCTGGTATCGAGTCGTTTGACTACTACAGCGTCGCGATCCGCCTCATGATTCAAGTGGCCCCGATTAAGCAGTGGGACATCATGCGCAAGGTCAGGCTCGAGATGCGACGTATCTTCGATGAGCGCGGGATCCGCATGGCGGTTCCCGATCAGACGCTCCTGGTCGGCAACGACGCGCCCACCCCGCCCGCGACCAAGCCAAGGGCGAAACGCTCCACCAAGGGCGCGGCCGGCCAGGGCACGTCCGAATGAGCTCAAGCGTGCCCGAACGCGAGGCGACTCCCGGCATGAACGTCGGCACGGCCGCCCCTCAAGCAGAGGGCCAGAGCTTCTACGAGGCTGCTGGCGGCCACGAAGCGTTCGCCGCGATTGTTCGGCGGTTCTACGACGGTGTGCGTGAGGATCCCATCCTCGCGCCGATGTACCCGGCTCACGACATGGACGGGGCGGTGGAACGACTCACGATGTTCCTCGAGCAGTACTGGGGCGGCCCTACGACCTATTCGGACCAGCGCGGCCACCCGCGACTGCGCATGCGCCACCAGCCCTTCCACGTGAACCCTGAGGCTCGCGACCACTGGGTCTCGCACATGCGCGCGGCCGTCGAGGCGTCCGACATGTCTCCCCTGCACCAGGCCACGTTGCTCGACTACCTCGAGCGCGCGGCGCATTCCATGATCAACACCTTCGACCCCACTCCGGAAGCGTGACAACAGAAGCGCGGTGCGTTCGCGACCGCACAGCGGCCAGGTAGCCTCGAACCATGGATCATGTGGAAGACACCTGGGGTGATGCCGCCGTTGCCGCCGGACTCGGCGCGCTCGACCTTCGCAAGCTGGGCGATTCCAGCTTCGAGGGCGACTCGTTGCCGATGCCGGGCGGGCGCGTCTTTGGCGGTCAAGTGATCGCCCAGGCCATCGTCGCGGCAGGGCACACGGTGGACGCCTCGCGTGCGGTCCACTCGATGCACGGCTACTTCTTGCGTCCGGGAGACGCCAGCCGACCAATCCGGTTTGACGTCGAGGACCTTCGCGACGGCAGATCGTTCTCCGCGCGCCGCACTCACGCCTTCCAGGACGACAAGCCGATCCTGTCCATGATTGCCTCATTCCAAGAGGCTCAAGAGGGTCCCGAGCACTCGGTGCGCATGCCAGAGGTGCCGCCCCCGGACGCGCTGCCGTCAGGGATGGATGTCCTTGGCCCCTTCGCGGGACACGCCACCGCCGACTTCTGGCTCAACTCTGCACCCTTCGACGTGAGGCACGTGGAAGGCTCGATCTTTGTCCACGCCGACAAGGCCCCCAAGCAGTACCAAACGGCGTGGATGCGGGTGCGGCGCACTCTCGACGTGAGCGACCTGATGCACCGTGCGCTTATCGCCTTCGGCTCAGACCAGGTCATCCTGGAGCCTGCACTACGGCGACATGATGCCTCGTGGTCGACGCCTGGCATGGCCTTCGCCAGTTTGGACCACGCGCTGTGGTGGCATCGTCCCGCTCGGGCCGACGAATGGCTGCTGTTCGTTCAAGACGCACCGACCGCCCAGGGCGGTAGAGGCTTGTGCGGTTCGTGGGTCTTCAGCGAGGACGGCCGACTTGTGGCCTCCGTCGCGCAAGAGGGAATGCTACGAATGCCCGGCGGGCACTAGTAGCCCAATTACCAGGCATATTTGCCTCATGGGCGGTACCTTGCTACCGTCGATAGGTCGTCGTGTTGATGCGCTAAGCGTTTCCGTGACGACTACGACAAAGCCCAGGTCGCCGTCCATCGCTTCGTAGCGAAGGTGCACAAACCTGGCTACGCAGGCCCCGCCATCGGGGCTGCGGGTCCGTGATTGCCGTCCGACGGCTGCGAGTCCCTCGTGGTCAGGAGCGACCGCGACATGAGTGTGCCCACGGGCCGCTCGCCTGAGGATCACGTGACTGACACCATCGCGCTCAAAGCCACCGGCCTGTACAAAGTCTTTGGCAAACACGCGGACGCTGCTGTGCGCAAACTCCAGCAAGGCGCCACCCGCGACCGACTCGGCGGAGGCACCACCGCCGCCGTGATCGACGCCTCCTTCGAGGTCAAGCGCGGCGAGATCTTCGTGGTCATGGGCCTGTCTGGCTCAGGAAAGTCCACGCTCATTCGCACGCTCAATGGCCTCCAACCGGCCACGTCAGGGACGGTGGAGATCGGCGCTGACAGCATCACTGGAGCAGCCCCCAAGCGGTTGCGCGAGATCCGCCGCAAGCGCATGTCCATGGTCTTCCAGCACTTTGCCTTGTTGCCCCACCGCACCGTGCTGGACAATGTCGCCTACGGACTCGAGATTCAAGGGGTCCCTCGCCCCGAGCGCGAGGAAAAAGCCCGTCAGGTCACCCAAGTAGTCGGCCTGGGCGGCTGGGAAGACAAGCACCCCAACGAACTGTCCGGCGGCATGCAGCAGCGCGTGGGCCTCGCCCGCGCGCTCGCCGCGGACACCGAGATCCTGCTCATGGACGAGGCGTTTTCCGCGCTCGATCCCTTGATCCGCCGCGAGATGCAAGAGCAGTTGCTCGAGCTTCAGTCTTCGCTCGGCAAGACCATCATCTTCATCACTCACGACCTCAACGAGGCCATGTTCTTGGGCGACCGCATCGCCGTCATGCGCGACGGCCGTATCGTCCAGATCGGCACGCCAGAGGAGATCCTGACCGACCCCGCCAACGAGTACGTCGAGCAGTTCGTTCAAGACGTCGACCGCACCCGCGTGCTCACGGCCGAGTCGGTCATGCGCAAACCGCGGGCAGTCATTCACTCGTCGGTTGGGCCACACGGTGCACTCAAGGCCATGCGCGACGAACAGCTGAGCGGCGTGTACGTGCTGAAGCGCGACCGCACGCTCGTCGGCTGGGTATCGGACCGCGACGCCCTCGACCTGGTCCGCAAGGGCGAGAAGGACCTCTCCAGCATTGTGCGGGAGGATCACGGCGCCGTGCCTTCCGACACCGCACTGTCCGACCTCTTCATCCCCGCGCTTGAGTCGGCGCTTCCGCTCGGCGTGATGGACGACAAGGGCAGGCTCGTAGGGGTCATCCCACGCGTCACCCTGCTGGCCACCCTCGGCGGCGAGCCTGAAGCGGCCGCGCTCGCGAGCCCGCGTCCCGATCCGTTGCCGACGCACGTGGTTGACGAGGCCCTGGAGGCCGCCGTCGACTCGGGCACCCTCACGGTCGAGGAGGCCAACTCATGATCGACTTCCGCATTCCCTTCGGCAAGTGGGTCGAGTCAAGCACCAAATGGATCGAGGACAATCTCGATTGGCTCCTGACCTTCCTCGGCGACCTCTGGAATTTGCTGTACGACTCCGTCAACTGGTTGTTCACCACGCCCTCAGCCATCGTCGTCATCATCGTGATGGGCCTACTCGCGCTGATCGCCCGCGGGTGGAAGTTTGGGCTTGGCACCGTCTTGGGCCTGCTGTTCATCATTGGCGTCGATCAGTGGGACAACGCCATGGACACCATCTCCCTGGTGATCGTGTCTGCATTCCTCGCGCTCGTCGTGGCCATCCCGCTCGGCATCTTGGCCGCGCGCAACAAGACGGTTTCCGCGGTGGTGAAGCCCATCATGGACTTCCTGC
The Demequina sp. TMPB413 DNA segment above includes these coding regions:
- the pepN gene encoding aminopeptidase N → MPGTNLTKSEATDRAALIPSAAYDITWDFTGPGDTFRTATTIAFEAPAGASTFLDCMGATVGSISLNGTVLDPATAVNDGRVELTHLAEHNSVTIEADFAYRTDGQGIHRFVDPEDGEVYLYSQFAAADARAAFPCFDQPDVKGTFAIEVFAPAHWVVVSNSPTPEPALAEGATTSIGEGAVNRWSFAPTVALPTYVAAVVAGPYAWAEGELRSRKGTLKARVYGRKNLAAHLDAEEMIGTVQAGMTLYERVFDTEYPYDKYDQVFVPEYNLGAMENVGCVTFSEDSLLFRSRASDAERERRLNIVLHELSHMWFGNLVTMRWWDDLWLNESFAEFVGTWATEQVTPWKDAWVTFGASRKSIAYVQDQLPTTHAIVTEVPDIEATVSAFDMITYAKGASALKQLAAHVGEDAFFAGVAAYLKRYAFGNATLAEFLAEVEAAAGRPLDAWAEVWLKTPGVTTLRPVVDTDDAGVITSLRVAEDVPAAHPVQRPHRVTIAGYQHEDGHFERTWSLVATLDGPLSDVTEAVGKPRPDLLLVNDADRTYAKAQLDDASLATIAAHVGDLTHPMAQASVLDALWHMCRDAVLPAQHYIDAVLTVLPAMANSEAAEAHARTMVVALTRYVPPAQVPAVAAASAESLWTTVTGAAPGSDLQLQALKAYARVASTPAQAARLGALLDGSDALQGLEIDTDLSWDLLAGMAACGMAGEREIAARLESDPGAIGRRRAAGTMAVIATSEAKRAAWDALAHPADGPAPNAVQYEIALGLVRATDPVQLTFLVPTLLEELREYYDANEGWVGARVARYVFPTWAAGRVDGLESLIEDWLATNADAPSVLRKIVTEGLDEVRRSTKAQEASAAQAGL
- the malQ gene encoding 4-alpha-glucanotransferase, translated to MKTVSDEGHEQQPSEALATLARACGVATDVHLIDGTHKRCSRGALVAILGAMGIDAHDDDACRASFEALKDYIWTRIVPPVTVLREGQSREIPVHLPHGSSVSVTLRTEAGVEHPLEQVDRVVEPHGVGSIAVGRATFRIPGDLPLGWHIVEATFPGRRGRGYVVVTPERLEVPEAITARRPWGFMTQLYSLRSSRSWGIGDLGDLADLCSLAKIRAGADFVLINPLHANEAVPPLSPSPYLPSSRRFLAPMYIRVEDIPEVAYVPSQQRAVIEWESERPSRNNNTDELLDRDEVWRAKRAALEQVFAAPRSPGREAQFEAFCMREGKALEDFATWAALSEEYNGVTSWPDELATASAAAVSAWRDEHPERVLFHAWLQWIADEQARHSQSTARGAGMSIGVVTDLAVGVHPSGADAWSLHKVLASGISVGAPPDGFNPQGQDWSQPPWQPRALEAAAYVPFRDVVRAAVRHSGAVRVDHILGLFRQWWIPVGHGSNDGSYVQFDHEALVGILILEAHRAGAIVIGEDLGTVEPWVRDYLSSRGVLGTSVLWFERTHDGGFTPPEDYRADALATVTTHDLPTTAMMVAGAHVDLRTELGLVSDPTAAVEQAADELRRLVALLRERDWVIEDYEEEDLIAGVHRMVMASPAVLTGVAITDAVGDMRAQNVPGTFEEYPNWSLPLTDRNGVPVLLDDLFDHPRMRRLIAAIRAARS
- a CDS encoding mechanosensitive ion channel family protein: MHASFHTLVLTAADAAADTDEASVGWLSDFGGKALGIGILIVGALLVWVIGRIAIRAVTRSIETGLPFRRKARQALERAKLNLPPVDPQEVRLEAERRRQRAGTIRAVLNSGLIVVIIAVVAVMLLDLVGLPVGPLIASAGIVGVALGFGAQSLVKDLLSGLFMLIEDQYGVGDVVDLGEASGLVEEVGLRSTRLRSLDGTVWYVPNGEIHRVGNMTRLWSRVFIEVRLSYDTDLDVARQALLDAVTAAREADEDVDKAILSEPEVPGIESFDYYSVAIRLMIQVAPIKQWDIMRKVRLEMRRIFDERGIRMAVPDQTLLVGNDAPTPPATKPRAKRSTKGAAGQGTSE
- a CDS encoding globin, which translates into the protein MNVGTAAPQAEGQSFYEAAGGHEAFAAIVRRFYDGVREDPILAPMYPAHDMDGAVERLTMFLEQYWGGPTTYSDQRGHPRLRMRHQPFHVNPEARDHWVSHMRAAVEASDMSPLHQATLLDYLERAAHSMINTFDPTPEA
- a CDS encoding acyl-CoA thioesterase II; protein product: MDHVEDTWGDAAVAAGLGALDLRKLGDSSFEGDSLPMPGGRVFGGQVIAQAIVAAGHTVDASRAVHSMHGYFLRPGDASRPIRFDVEDLRDGRSFSARRTHAFQDDKPILSMIASFQEAQEGPEHSVRMPEVPPPDALPSGMDVLGPFAGHATADFWLNSAPFDVRHVEGSIFVHADKAPKQYQTAWMRVRRTLDVSDLMHRALIAFGSDQVILEPALRRHDASWSTPGMAFASLDHALWWHRPARADEWLLFVQDAPTAQGGRGLCGSWVFSEDGRLVASVAQEGMLRMPGGH
- a CDS encoding glycine betaine/L-proline ABC transporter ATP-binding protein, whose product is MSVPTGRSPEDHVTDTIALKATGLYKVFGKHADAAVRKLQQGATRDRLGGGTTAAVIDASFEVKRGEIFVVMGLSGSGKSTLIRTLNGLQPATSGTVEIGADSITGAAPKRLREIRRKRMSMVFQHFALLPHRTVLDNVAYGLEIQGVPRPEREEKARQVTQVVGLGGWEDKHPNELSGGMQQRVGLARALAADTEILLMDEAFSALDPLIRREMQEQLLELQSSLGKTIIFITHDLNEAMFLGDRIAVMRDGRIVQIGTPEEILTDPANEYVEQFVQDVDRTRVLTAESVMRKPRAVIHSSVGPHGALKAMRDEQLSGVYVLKRDRTLVGWVSDRDALDLVRKGEKDLSSIVREDHGAVPSDTALSDLFIPALESALPLGVMDDKGRLVGVIPRVTLLATLGGEPEAAALASPRPDPLPTHVVDEALEAAVDSGTLTVEEANS